The following are encoded together in the Phyllopteryx taeniolatus isolate TA_2022b chromosome 21, UOR_Ptae_1.2, whole genome shotgun sequence genome:
- the sgce gene encoding epsilon-sarcoglycan isoform X2 — protein MALHEGNVRKERTTGWKQRTALYRDVITILSRSHADRNVYPSAGVLFVHVLEREYFKGEFPLYPKSGDATNDPITFNTNLLGYPDRPDWLRYIQRTLNSDGVLYGSPTAQHVGKATVIEITAYNRRTFETARNNLVINIMATEEFPLPYQAEFYVKNMNVEEMLASEVLGDFLGAVKNVWQPDRLNAINMTSALDRGGRVPLPINNLKEGVYVMVGADVPFSSCLREVENPHNQLRCSQEMEPVISCDKKFRAQFHIDWCKISLVDINKVVPVYVARPEPGPGVLPEFGEYNPPSESLKSRDYFTDFIVTLAVPSAVALALLLMLGYTMCCRREGVIQLVHHSSIQKSTKEMRSMSKNREISWPLSTLPVFNPVSGEVVPPIHPDNYETTSMPLMQTQTNLQNQITIPQQPSGDSYVMSTFRRLEVNGIPEERKVAEALNL, from the exons ATGGCTTTGCATGAGGGAAATGTCCGAAAGGAGAGAACCACGGGCTGGAAGCAGAGAACAGCCTTGTACAGAGATG TGATCACCATCTTGTCGAGGTCGCACGCGGACCGTAACGTCTACCCGTCTGCAGGCGTGCTGTTCGTCCACGTCCTAGAAAGAGAATACTTCAAAGGGGAGTTTCCTCTATACCCAAAATCAG GTGACGCCACCAATGATCCCATCACTTTTAACACCAACCTCCTGGGGTACCCAGACCGACCCGATTGGCTGCGCTACATCCAGAGGACTCTCAATAGTGACGGAGTGCTCTACGGTTCCCCCACCGCCCAGCATGTGGGCAAGGCCACCGTCATAGAG ATTACCGCCTATAACCGCCGCACTTTCGAGACAGCACGGAACAACTTGGTCATAAACATCATGGCCACCGAGG AGTTCCCGCTGCCCTACCAGGCTGAGTTTTACGTGAAAAATATGAACGTTGAGGAGATGCTGGCCAGCGAGGTGCTGGGAGATTTCCTGGGAGCCGTGAAGAACGTGTGGCAGCCCGACCGCCTCAACGCCATCAACATGACCTCAGCGTTGGACCGCGGCGGACGTGTCCCGCTGCCTATTAATAACCTGAAGGAGGG TGTGTATGTCATGGTGGGCGCTGATGTTCCCTTCTCGTCGTGCCTACGTGAGGTGGAGAACCCCCACAACCAACTGCgctgcagtcaggagatggagCCCGTCATCAGCTGTGACAAGAAGTTCCGCGCTCAGTTTCACATCGACTGGTGTAAAATCTCCCTG gtTGACATCAACAAAGTAGTCCCGGTATATGTCGCACGTCCTGAGCCGGGCCCTGGGGTCCTGCCTGAATTCGGGGAGTACAACCCCCCATCAGAGTCTCTAAAGAGCCGAGACTACTTCACGGACTTCATTGTGACGCTGGCTGTTCCTTCGGCGGTTGCGCTCGCTCTCCTCTTGATGCTGGGCTACACCATGTGCTGCCGAAGGGAAGGGGT CATCCAGCTGGTCCACCACAGCTCCATCCAGAAGTCCACCAAAGAGATGCGCAGCATGTCTAAAAACCGGGAAATCTCTTGGCCGCTTTCCACGCTGCCCGTCTTCAACCCGGTCAGCGGTGAGGTGGTTCCGCCTATCCACCCGGACAACTACGAGACCACCAGTATGCCCCTCATGCAGACGCAGAC GAACCTGCAAAACCAGATTACTATACCACAACAACCAtcag GAGATAGTTATGTCATGTCTACATTTCGAAGGTTGGAG GTAAATGGTATTCCTGAGGAGCGAAAGGTGGCTGAAGCACTGAATTTGTGA
- the sgce gene encoding epsilon-sarcoglycan isoform X4, producing MALHEGNVRKERTTGWKQRTALYRDVITILSRSHADRNVYPSAGVLFVHVLEREYFKGEFPLYPKSGDATNDPITFNTNLLGYPDRPDWLRYIQRTLNSDGVLYGSPTAQHVGKATVIEITAYNRRTFETARNNLVINIMATEEFPLPYQAEFYVKNMNVEEMLASEVLGDFLGAVKNVWQPDRLNAINMTSALDRGGRVPLPINNLKEGVYVMVGADVPFSSCLREVENPHNQLRCSQEMEPVISCDKKFRAQFHIDWCKISLVDINKVVPVYVARPEPGPGVLPEFGEYNPPSESLKSRDYFTDFIVTLAVPSAVALALLLMLGYTMCCRREGVKKRNMQTSPIQLVHHSSIQKSTKEMRSMSKNREISWPLSTLPVFNPVSGEVVPPIHPDNYETTSMPLMQTQTNLQNQITIPQQPSGVVQRKCRKR from the exons ATGGCTTTGCATGAGGGAAATGTCCGAAAGGAGAGAACCACGGGCTGGAAGCAGAGAACAGCCTTGTACAGAGATG TGATCACCATCTTGTCGAGGTCGCACGCGGACCGTAACGTCTACCCGTCTGCAGGCGTGCTGTTCGTCCACGTCCTAGAAAGAGAATACTTCAAAGGGGAGTTTCCTCTATACCCAAAATCAG GTGACGCCACCAATGATCCCATCACTTTTAACACCAACCTCCTGGGGTACCCAGACCGACCCGATTGGCTGCGCTACATCCAGAGGACTCTCAATAGTGACGGAGTGCTCTACGGTTCCCCCACCGCCCAGCATGTGGGCAAGGCCACCGTCATAGAG ATTACCGCCTATAACCGCCGCACTTTCGAGACAGCACGGAACAACTTGGTCATAAACATCATGGCCACCGAGG AGTTCCCGCTGCCCTACCAGGCTGAGTTTTACGTGAAAAATATGAACGTTGAGGAGATGCTGGCCAGCGAGGTGCTGGGAGATTTCCTGGGAGCCGTGAAGAACGTGTGGCAGCCCGACCGCCTCAACGCCATCAACATGACCTCAGCGTTGGACCGCGGCGGACGTGTCCCGCTGCCTATTAATAACCTGAAGGAGGG TGTGTATGTCATGGTGGGCGCTGATGTTCCCTTCTCGTCGTGCCTACGTGAGGTGGAGAACCCCCACAACCAACTGCgctgcagtcaggagatggagCCCGTCATCAGCTGTGACAAGAAGTTCCGCGCTCAGTTTCACATCGACTGGTGTAAAATCTCCCTG gtTGACATCAACAAAGTAGTCCCGGTATATGTCGCACGTCCTGAGCCGGGCCCTGGGGTCCTGCCTGAATTCGGGGAGTACAACCCCCCATCAGAGTCTCTAAAGAGCCGAGACTACTTCACGGACTTCATTGTGACGCTGGCTGTTCCTTCGGCGGTTGCGCTCGCTCTCCTCTTGATGCTGGGCTACACCATGTGCTGCCGAAGGGAAGGGGT gaaaaaaagaaacatgcaaACATCACC CATCCAGCTGGTCCACCACAGCTCCATCCAGAAGTCCACCAAAGAGATGCGCAGCATGTCTAAAAACCGGGAAATCTCTTGGCCGCTTTCCACGCTGCCCGTCTTCAACCCGGTCAGCGGTGAGGTGGTTCCGCCTATCCACCCGGACAACTACGAGACCACCAGTATGCCCCTCATGCAGACGCAGAC GAACCTGCAAAACCAGATTACTATACCACAACAACCAtcag GAGTTGTACAGAGGAAATGTAGAAAACGGTGA
- the sgce gene encoding epsilon-sarcoglycan isoform X3: MSTMSAAVVAVWLATVITILSRSHADRNVYPSAGVLFVHVLEREYFKGEFPLYPKSGDATNDPITFNTNLLGYPDRPDWLRYIQRTLNSDGVLYGSPTAQHVGKATVIEITAYNRRTFETARNNLVINIMATEEFPLPYQAEFYVKNMNVEEMLASEVLGDFLGAVKNVWQPDRLNAINMTSALDRGGRVPLPINNLKEGVYVMVGADVPFSSCLREVENPHNQLRCSQEMEPVISCDKKFRAQFHIDWCKISLVDINKVVPVYVARPEPGPGVLPEFGEYNPPSESLKSRDYFTDFIVTLAVPSAVALALLLMLGYTMCCRREGVKKRNMQTSPIQLVHHSSIQKSTKEMRSMSKNREISWPLSTLPVFNPVSGEVVPPIHPDNYETTSMPLMQTQTNLQNQITIPQQPSGDSYVMSTFRRLEVNGIPEERKVAEALNL; this comes from the exons ATGAGCACCATGTCCGCTGCAGTCGTCGCGGTGTGGCTCGCCACGG TGATCACCATCTTGTCGAGGTCGCACGCGGACCGTAACGTCTACCCGTCTGCAGGCGTGCTGTTCGTCCACGTCCTAGAAAGAGAATACTTCAAAGGGGAGTTTCCTCTATACCCAAAATCAG GTGACGCCACCAATGATCCCATCACTTTTAACACCAACCTCCTGGGGTACCCAGACCGACCCGATTGGCTGCGCTACATCCAGAGGACTCTCAATAGTGACGGAGTGCTCTACGGTTCCCCCACCGCCCAGCATGTGGGCAAGGCCACCGTCATAGAG ATTACCGCCTATAACCGCCGCACTTTCGAGACAGCACGGAACAACTTGGTCATAAACATCATGGCCACCGAGG AGTTCCCGCTGCCCTACCAGGCTGAGTTTTACGTGAAAAATATGAACGTTGAGGAGATGCTGGCCAGCGAGGTGCTGGGAGATTTCCTGGGAGCCGTGAAGAACGTGTGGCAGCCCGACCGCCTCAACGCCATCAACATGACCTCAGCGTTGGACCGCGGCGGACGTGTCCCGCTGCCTATTAATAACCTGAAGGAGGG TGTGTATGTCATGGTGGGCGCTGATGTTCCCTTCTCGTCGTGCCTACGTGAGGTGGAGAACCCCCACAACCAACTGCgctgcagtcaggagatggagCCCGTCATCAGCTGTGACAAGAAGTTCCGCGCTCAGTTTCACATCGACTGGTGTAAAATCTCCCTG gtTGACATCAACAAAGTAGTCCCGGTATATGTCGCACGTCCTGAGCCGGGCCCTGGGGTCCTGCCTGAATTCGGGGAGTACAACCCCCCATCAGAGTCTCTAAAGAGCCGAGACTACTTCACGGACTTCATTGTGACGCTGGCTGTTCCTTCGGCGGTTGCGCTCGCTCTCCTCTTGATGCTGGGCTACACCATGTGCTGCCGAAGGGAAGGGGT gaaaaaaagaaacatgcaaACATCACC CATCCAGCTGGTCCACCACAGCTCCATCCAGAAGTCCACCAAAGAGATGCGCAGCATGTCTAAAAACCGGGAAATCTCTTGGCCGCTTTCCACGCTGCCCGTCTTCAACCCGGTCAGCGGTGAGGTGGTTCCGCCTATCCACCCGGACAACTACGAGACCACCAGTATGCCCCTCATGCAGACGCAGAC GAACCTGCAAAACCAGATTACTATACCACAACAACCAtcag GAGATAGTTATGTCATGTCTACATTTCGAAGGTTGGAG GTAAATGGTATTCCTGAGGAGCGAAAGGTGGCTGAAGCACTGAATTTGTGA
- the sgce gene encoding epsilon-sarcoglycan isoform X1: MALHEGNVRKERTTGWKQRTALYRDVITILSRSHADRNVYPSAGVLFVHVLEREYFKGEFPLYPKSGDATNDPITFNTNLLGYPDRPDWLRYIQRTLNSDGVLYGSPTAQHVGKATVIEITAYNRRTFETARNNLVINIMATEEFPLPYQAEFYVKNMNVEEMLASEVLGDFLGAVKNVWQPDRLNAINMTSALDRGGRVPLPINNLKEGVYVMVGADVPFSSCLREVENPHNQLRCSQEMEPVISCDKKFRAQFHIDWCKISLVDINKVVPVYVARPEPGPGVLPEFGEYNPPSESLKSRDYFTDFIVTLAVPSAVALALLLMLGYTMCCRREGVKKRNMQTSPIQLVHHSSIQKSTKEMRSMSKNREISWPLSTLPVFNPVSGEVVPPIHPDNYETTSMPLMQTQTNLQNQITIPQQPSGDSYVMSTFRRLEVNGIPEERKVAEALNL; encoded by the exons ATGGCTTTGCATGAGGGAAATGTCCGAAAGGAGAGAACCACGGGCTGGAAGCAGAGAACAGCCTTGTACAGAGATG TGATCACCATCTTGTCGAGGTCGCACGCGGACCGTAACGTCTACCCGTCTGCAGGCGTGCTGTTCGTCCACGTCCTAGAAAGAGAATACTTCAAAGGGGAGTTTCCTCTATACCCAAAATCAG GTGACGCCACCAATGATCCCATCACTTTTAACACCAACCTCCTGGGGTACCCAGACCGACCCGATTGGCTGCGCTACATCCAGAGGACTCTCAATAGTGACGGAGTGCTCTACGGTTCCCCCACCGCCCAGCATGTGGGCAAGGCCACCGTCATAGAG ATTACCGCCTATAACCGCCGCACTTTCGAGACAGCACGGAACAACTTGGTCATAAACATCATGGCCACCGAGG AGTTCCCGCTGCCCTACCAGGCTGAGTTTTACGTGAAAAATATGAACGTTGAGGAGATGCTGGCCAGCGAGGTGCTGGGAGATTTCCTGGGAGCCGTGAAGAACGTGTGGCAGCCCGACCGCCTCAACGCCATCAACATGACCTCAGCGTTGGACCGCGGCGGACGTGTCCCGCTGCCTATTAATAACCTGAAGGAGGG TGTGTATGTCATGGTGGGCGCTGATGTTCCCTTCTCGTCGTGCCTACGTGAGGTGGAGAACCCCCACAACCAACTGCgctgcagtcaggagatggagCCCGTCATCAGCTGTGACAAGAAGTTCCGCGCTCAGTTTCACATCGACTGGTGTAAAATCTCCCTG gtTGACATCAACAAAGTAGTCCCGGTATATGTCGCACGTCCTGAGCCGGGCCCTGGGGTCCTGCCTGAATTCGGGGAGTACAACCCCCCATCAGAGTCTCTAAAGAGCCGAGACTACTTCACGGACTTCATTGTGACGCTGGCTGTTCCTTCGGCGGTTGCGCTCGCTCTCCTCTTGATGCTGGGCTACACCATGTGCTGCCGAAGGGAAGGGGT gaaaaaaagaaacatgcaaACATCACC CATCCAGCTGGTCCACCACAGCTCCATCCAGAAGTCCACCAAAGAGATGCGCAGCATGTCTAAAAACCGGGAAATCTCTTGGCCGCTTTCCACGCTGCCCGTCTTCAACCCGGTCAGCGGTGAGGTGGTTCCGCCTATCCACCCGGACAACTACGAGACCACCAGTATGCCCCTCATGCAGACGCAGAC GAACCTGCAAAACCAGATTACTATACCACAACAACCAtcag GAGATAGTTATGTCATGTCTACATTTCGAAGGTTGGAG GTAAATGGTATTCCTGAGGAGCGAAAGGTGGCTGAAGCACTGAATTTGTGA
- the sgce gene encoding epsilon-sarcoglycan isoform X5: MALHEGNVRKERTTGWKQRTALYRDVITILSRSHADRNVYPSAGVLFVHVLEREYFKGEFPLYPKSGDATNDPITFNTNLLGYPDRPDWLRYIQRTLNSDGVLYGSPTAQHVGKATVIEITAYNRRTFETARNNLVINIMATEEFPLPYQAEFYVKNMNVEEMLASEVLGDFLGAVKNVWQPDRLNAINMTSALDRGGRVPLPINNLKEGVYVMVGADVPFSSCLREVENPHNQLRCSQEMEPVISCDKKFRAQFHIDWCKISLVDINKVVPVYVARPEPGPGVLPEFGEYNPPSESLKSRDYFTDFIVTLAVPSAVALALLLMLGYTMCCRREGVKKRNMQTSPIQLVHHSSIQKSTKEMRSMSKNREISWPLSTLPVFNPVSGEVVPPIHPDNYETTSMPLMQTQTNLQNQITIPQQPSGKWYS; encoded by the exons ATGGCTTTGCATGAGGGAAATGTCCGAAAGGAGAGAACCACGGGCTGGAAGCAGAGAACAGCCTTGTACAGAGATG TGATCACCATCTTGTCGAGGTCGCACGCGGACCGTAACGTCTACCCGTCTGCAGGCGTGCTGTTCGTCCACGTCCTAGAAAGAGAATACTTCAAAGGGGAGTTTCCTCTATACCCAAAATCAG GTGACGCCACCAATGATCCCATCACTTTTAACACCAACCTCCTGGGGTACCCAGACCGACCCGATTGGCTGCGCTACATCCAGAGGACTCTCAATAGTGACGGAGTGCTCTACGGTTCCCCCACCGCCCAGCATGTGGGCAAGGCCACCGTCATAGAG ATTACCGCCTATAACCGCCGCACTTTCGAGACAGCACGGAACAACTTGGTCATAAACATCATGGCCACCGAGG AGTTCCCGCTGCCCTACCAGGCTGAGTTTTACGTGAAAAATATGAACGTTGAGGAGATGCTGGCCAGCGAGGTGCTGGGAGATTTCCTGGGAGCCGTGAAGAACGTGTGGCAGCCCGACCGCCTCAACGCCATCAACATGACCTCAGCGTTGGACCGCGGCGGACGTGTCCCGCTGCCTATTAATAACCTGAAGGAGGG TGTGTATGTCATGGTGGGCGCTGATGTTCCCTTCTCGTCGTGCCTACGTGAGGTGGAGAACCCCCACAACCAACTGCgctgcagtcaggagatggagCCCGTCATCAGCTGTGACAAGAAGTTCCGCGCTCAGTTTCACATCGACTGGTGTAAAATCTCCCTG gtTGACATCAACAAAGTAGTCCCGGTATATGTCGCACGTCCTGAGCCGGGCCCTGGGGTCCTGCCTGAATTCGGGGAGTACAACCCCCCATCAGAGTCTCTAAAGAGCCGAGACTACTTCACGGACTTCATTGTGACGCTGGCTGTTCCTTCGGCGGTTGCGCTCGCTCTCCTCTTGATGCTGGGCTACACCATGTGCTGCCGAAGGGAAGGGGT gaaaaaaagaaacatgcaaACATCACC CATCCAGCTGGTCCACCACAGCTCCATCCAGAAGTCCACCAAAGAGATGCGCAGCATGTCTAAAAACCGGGAAATCTCTTGGCCGCTTTCCACGCTGCCCGTCTTCAACCCGGTCAGCGGTGAGGTGGTTCCGCCTATCCACCCGGACAACTACGAGACCACCAGTATGCCCCTCATGCAGACGCAGAC GAACCTGCAAAACCAGATTACTATACCACAACAACCAtcag GTAAATGGTATTCCTGA